Proteins encoded by one window of Filimonas effusa:
- a CDS encoding RNA polymerase sigma factor: MELLATIVIGCIGNEPRYQRALYERYYGYALKIVFRYIYRYDRAVDVSNDGFVKLFGNFSRFHCQEPEHLEKILMGWIRKIMVNTAIDALRKQEMMPEIGGIPEHIWEEADPGQSAEQRLFHKELIVQIKELPPSYRVVFNMYVIDGFSHQEIASQLGITTGTSKSNLAKARAHLQKKMNNDLQESDICSN; this comes from the coding sequence TTGGAATTACTGGCTACCATAGTAATTGGCTGTATAGGCAACGAGCCCCGTTACCAGCGGGCGCTATACGAGCGTTATTATGGCTACGCGCTGAAGATTGTATTCCGGTATATCTACCGGTACGACAGAGCCGTGGACGTGTCGAACGATGGCTTTGTAAAGCTTTTTGGCAATTTCAGCCGTTTTCATTGCCAGGAACCGGAACATCTTGAGAAAATCCTGATGGGATGGATCCGGAAGATCATGGTGAACACGGCCATCGATGCCTTACGCAAACAGGAGATGATGCCCGAAATAGGTGGCATCCCCGAGCATATCTGGGAAGAAGCAGATCCGGGGCAGTCGGCAGAACAACGTTTGTTTCATAAAGAACTTATTGTTCAGATCAAGGAGCTGCCTCCATCGTACAGGGTGGTATTTAATATGTATGTGATCGACGGCTTCTCCCACCAGGAGATCGCCAGCCAGCTTGGCATCACAACAGGAACATCAAAATCAAACCTGGCGAAGGCAAGAGCCCATTTACAAAAAAAAATGAATAACGACCTACAGGAGTCTGATATATGCAGCAACTAG
- a CDS encoding outer membrane beta-barrel protein — MQQLDDDMDELFREAAARYPLKIDGANWDAIQSRLQQQHKPVKEVKPASSLRWLWLLLLLPVFFIAHLRQGGRHTHEAAEQSVRQARLINKQTNGQGLTAGRPNTGNSYPAGGQPPKPVKPAVEQVHYKKQPVIIPTTGSVQTERNRFVHQPQPVGELPATVKANQQALILPERETIAQHIDTNRQVTGQATVKGNTQDTITGFSGKPVSDGKAVLKNEKKSAAKGWYAGFIVSPDLSMVKWQRPGKPGYGLGIIAGYSFSKRLSVETGLLWDRKYYYSTGEHLNPEKVPPNWNILDIDGWCRMFEIPVQARYTFSIRKQHSWYVNAGLSSYIMNRENYDYTYNRYGTIAKGNVIYDNETRNWFSVIHTGIGYERRLGKMGNMRIEPYVKIPVTGLGWGGLPITSFGLNIGITKPLH; from the coding sequence ATGCAGCAACTAGACGACGATATGGACGAACTGTTTCGCGAAGCCGCGGCCCGATACCCTCTAAAAATAGACGGAGCGAATTGGGACGCCATTCAAAGTCGCCTGCAGCAACAGCATAAACCTGTCAAAGAGGTAAAGCCCGCCAGCAGCCTCCGGTGGTTATGGTTGTTATTGCTTTTGCCCGTGTTTTTCATCGCACATCTGAGGCAGGGGGGCCGCCACACACATGAAGCAGCGGAACAATCCGTTCGTCAGGCCCGCCTAATCAATAAGCAGACGAATGGGCAAGGTCTGACAGCGGGCCGGCCAAACACCGGCAACTCCTACCCCGCAGGCGGACAGCCCCCTAAACCTGTTAAGCCAGCCGTTGAACAGGTTCATTACAAAAAACAGCCTGTTATTATCCCAACTACCGGGTCTGTTCAGACAGAACGTAACCGGTTTGTCCACCAGCCTCAGCCAGTTGGTGAACTGCCTGCTACTGTAAAAGCAAACCAACAGGCGCTGATTCTCCCGGAAAGAGAAACTATAGCCCAACACATAGATACCAACAGGCAAGTTACCGGGCAGGCTACAGTTAAAGGGAATACCCAAGACACTATTACTGGTTTCTCCGGGAAGCCGGTTTCAGACGGAAAGGCTGTTTTGAAAAACGAAAAGAAAAGCGCAGCGAAGGGGTGGTATGCCGGTTTTATAGTGAGTCCCGATCTCAGTATGGTAAAATGGCAGAGACCTGGCAAACCGGGATATGGACTTGGCATTATAGCGGGTTATTCTTTTTCAAAACGCCTTTCTGTGGAAACCGGCCTGCTCTGGGACAGAAAATATTATTACTCAACAGGTGAACATCTTAATCCTGAAAAGGTACCCCCGAACTGGAACATACTGGATATAGACGGATGGTGCCGCATGTTTGAAATACCTGTGCAGGCACGCTATACTTTCAGTATCAGAAAGCAACACAGCTGGTATGTCAATGCAGGCTTGTCTTCCTATATCATGAACCGCGAGAATTACGACTATACCTATAACAGGTATGGCACCATAGCCAAAGGAAATGTTATATACGATAATGAGACCCGAAACTGGTTTTCGGTCATTCATACAGGAATAGGATATGAAAGACGACTGGGCAAAATGGGCAATATGCGAATAGAGCCTTATGTAAAAATACCCGTTACCGGACTTGGCTGGGGCGGCCTTCCGATCACGAGCTTCGGGTTAAACATCGGCATCACAAAACCCCTTCACTGA
- a CDS encoding OB-fold protein, whose translation MKRKNIVLFAIALLCLLAGFRAYYLYQKPRTTAAEEKTEITIEAKALYQAYGSNEQQAGKQFSNKILEVNGIVSEVQAAGNNFSVLLTGDEKTGGGVNCSITDKDSDKPVKGQTVKIKGRCTGFLFDVNISDASIISIQ comes from the coding sequence ATGAAGCGAAAAAACATTGTTCTTTTTGCAATAGCACTTCTATGCCTGCTGGCAGGCTTCCGCGCTTACTATCTCTATCAGAAGCCGCGAACAACTGCGGCGGAAGAGAAGACCGAGATCACAATCGAGGCAAAGGCATTGTACCAGGCATATGGAAGTAATGAACAACAGGCAGGGAAACAGTTTAGCAATAAAATACTGGAAGTAAACGGGATCGTTTCAGAAGTGCAGGCTGCGGGCAATAACTTTTCAGTGCTTCTTACCGGCGACGAAAAAACAGGAGGCGGTGTCAACTGTAGCATAACAGATAAAGATTCAGACAAACCCGTAAAAGGACAAACCGTAAAGATCAAAGGGCGCTGCACAGGCTTCCTGTTTGATGTAAATATTTCTGACGCCAGTATCATTTCCATTCAATAA
- a CDS encoding c-type cytochrome, with protein MKSKINLLLAGAVLCCLLALSCSKSNEATVSNPGNGGGGTPTPTCDTVNMQYTANVLPIIRTNCYSCHGNGVTSGGVSLDSYDKLKTQAASGKLLAVITHASGVPPMPQGGKLSDCDINKIRSWINRGMLNN; from the coding sequence ATGAAGAGCAAAATCAACCTCCTGCTTGCAGGAGCGGTGTTGTGCTGCCTGTTAGCACTGTCTTGTTCCAAAAGCAATGAAGCTACCGTAAGCAATCCCGGCAATGGCGGCGGAGGCACCCCCACACCTACCTGCGATACAGTCAACATGCAATACACCGCCAATGTATTGCCCATTATAAGAACCAACTGTTACAGCTGCCACGGCAACGGAGTCACATCAGGCGGTGTTTCTCTTGACAGTTACGACAAGCTCAAAACACAGGCAGCAAGCGGCAAACTACTGGCAGTGATCACACATGCGTCCGGCGTACCTCCCATGCCGCAAGGTGGCAAGCTATCTGATTGCGATATCAACAAGATCAGAAGCTGGATCAATCGCGGCATGCTCAACAACTAA
- a CDS encoding YceI family protein, translating to MAAVSYMSAHGQTYLTRNGQVSFYSKTPMEDIKAVNKQVYAAIDLSTKTVAFTLLLKAFLFDKQLMQDHFNENYVESDKYPKASFTGSFKENIPATPGKYPVEIQGQLTLHGVSQPVKIPATLEIMPKGLSSTAIFTVRPSDYNIKIPSLVKEKIASQITVEVSANCSTVK from the coding sequence ATGGCCGCAGTATCATATATGTCTGCACATGGCCAAACCTATCTTACCCGTAACGGGCAGGTCAGCTTTTATTCCAAAACGCCTATGGAGGATATCAAAGCAGTGAATAAACAGGTGTACGCAGCCATTGACCTGTCTACGAAAACTGTAGCCTTCACCTTGCTGCTGAAAGCTTTCCTATTCGACAAGCAACTCATGCAGGATCATTTTAATGAAAACTATGTAGAAAGCGACAAGTATCCGAAAGCAAGCTTCACCGGTTCTTTTAAAGAGAACATACCCGCCACACCCGGCAAGTATCCGGTAGAGATCCAGGGACAGCTTACCTTACATGGCGTATCACAACCTGTAAAGATACCGGCGACGCTGGAGATCATGCCTAAAGGGCTAAGCAGCACCGCCATATTCACAGTAAGGCCATCGGACTATAACATCAAGATACCATCCCTGGTAAAAGAAAAAATTGCGTCACAAATCACTGTAGAGGTTTCGGCCAACTGCTCTACCGTAAAATAG
- a CDS encoding DUF5777 family beta-barrel protein: protein MQRTYLFLFSFLMLQCMQLQAQDSSLLRLLDDSLNADSRQPQEVTGTFKATQLINLPTTESPAKKTLQFLIMHRFGKLNEGAYALFGLDNATIRFGLDYGLTDRLSIGIGRSTLDKALDGSLKYKLLQQTEHSIPISVSLYELVNHYTLRYSDKPYLNARYRTSYVSQLLIARKFSRSLSLELAPSWIHMNLVPTPDDKNDVFVLSAGGRWKFTKRMSLDAEYNYLLPNQAVSSNITRSLSFGVSIETGGHVFQLVVTNAAGMAAPYYLAKNTGSWGNGDIYFGFNISRSFNWNRK from the coding sequence ATGCAGAGAACATACCTTTTTCTTTTTTCATTTCTTATGCTACAATGCATGCAACTGCAGGCCCAGGACAGTTCGTTATTACGTCTGCTGGACGATTCATTAAATGCCGACAGCCGGCAACCGCAGGAAGTAACAGGCACATTCAAAGCCACACAGCTCATTAATTTACCAACAACGGAATCACCGGCAAAGAAAACACTTCAATTCCTGATCATGCACCGGTTCGGGAAACTTAACGAGGGGGCTTACGCTCTATTTGGCCTTGACAACGCCACTATCAGATTCGGCCTTGATTATGGACTCACAGACCGTTTATCGATAGGCATTGGAAGAAGTACACTTGACAAAGCCTTGGACGGATCATTAAAGTATAAACTATTACAACAGACAGAGCACAGCATTCCCATTTCAGTAAGTTTATATGAGCTGGTCAATCATTATACTTTGCGTTATAGCGATAAGCCTTATCTCAATGCGCGTTACCGCACCAGTTATGTATCACAGTTGCTGATCGCCCGTAAATTCTCACGCAGCCTGTCGCTGGAACTGGCTCCTTCGTGGATCCATATGAACCTGGTTCCAACTCCTGACGACAAGAACGATGTATTTGTATTAAGCGCCGGAGGCAGGTGGAAGTTTACCAAACGTATGAGCCTGGATGCCGAGTACAACTATCTTCTGCCTAACCAGGCGGTCTCGTCCAATATAACCCGCTCTCTTTCATTTGGCGTAAGTATAGAAACCGGCGGGCATGTATTCCAGCTGGTAGTTACCAATGCAGCTGGCATGGCAGCGCCTTATTATCTGGCAAAGAATACAGGCAGCTGGGGCAACGGCGATATCTATTTTGGTTTTAACATTTCAAGATCATTCAACTGGAACAGGAAATAA